A window of Pseudodesulfovibrio hydrargyri contains these coding sequences:
- a CDS encoding L,D-transpeptidase family protein, with translation MRVVFIVLTIVLSATTALAGGWTPLLSSHTYGPKRIIAVDKEAQELIVLEQQSPLHEVRRFPCTTGQSMGDKAVEGDMRTPEGVYFVGHRINRKLDWGLYGNIAYSLNYPNPIDRIKGKTGSGIWLHGRGKTFLPRDTLGCVALKVPDMKDVALEASYGTPVVIADDVSWSADPGESEVTALTLAKTLEAWARDWGAKDDKFFSYYDGPMLELSEGLDFEGFEEHKRNIFASQPWIQVMVGNVRAVPGPGYWVTWFDQYYRTRGMASTTGKRFYWVQDDQGGWRIAGREYVPASEQLDAKYLASKAGEARALVEKWREAWLAGNAEAYENFYEHDAEQGGRKGAANIAEYKKTLWEEKPPVRLEVDDLKVALHPMGLKVAFDQEFADASGYSDRGRKTLILVPEGDTWKIDSEQWRRMR, from the coding sequence ATGCGGGTAGTTTTCATCGTCCTGACAATCGTTTTGTCCGCGACCACGGCCCTGGCCGGGGGCTGGACGCCGTTGCTCTCCTCCCACACCTACGGGCCGAAGCGGATCATCGCCGTGGACAAGGAAGCCCAGGAACTGATCGTCCTCGAACAGCAGTCTCCACTGCACGAGGTGCGCCGCTTCCCCTGCACCACGGGCCAGTCCATGGGCGACAAGGCCGTGGAGGGCGATATGCGCACTCCCGAGGGCGTCTACTTCGTGGGCCATCGCATCAACCGCAAACTGGACTGGGGGCTGTACGGCAACATCGCCTACTCCCTGAACTATCCCAACCCCATCGACCGCATCAAGGGCAAGACCGGGTCCGGCATCTGGCTGCACGGCCGGGGCAAGACCTTCCTGCCGCGCGACACGCTCGGCTGCGTGGCCCTCAAGGTTCCGGACATGAAGGACGTGGCCCTGGAGGCCTCCTACGGCACGCCCGTGGTCATCGCCGACGACGTCAGCTGGTCCGCCGATCCGGGCGAGAGCGAGGTCACGGCCCTGACCCTGGCCAAGACCCTCGAGGCCTGGGCCCGCGACTGGGGGGCCAAGGACGACAAGTTCTTCTCCTATTACGATGGCCCGATGCTGGAGTTGTCCGAGGGACTGGATTTCGAGGGGTTCGAGGAGCACAAGCGCAACATCTTCGCCTCCCAGCCCTGGATACAGGTCATGGTCGGCAACGTCCGGGCCGTCCCGGGCCCCGGCTACTGGGTGACCTGGTTCGACCAGTACTACCGCACCAGGGGCATGGCCTCGACCACGGGCAAGCGGTTCTACTGGGTCCAGGACGACCAGGGCGGCTGGCGCATCGCCGGGCGCGAGTACGTCCCGGCCTCGGAACAGCTGGACGCCAAGTACCTGGCCTCCAAGGCGGGCGAGGCCAGGGCGCTGGTGGAGAAGTGGCGCGAGGCGTGGCTCGCCGGGAACGCCGAAGCCTACGAGAATTTTTACGAACACGACGCCGAGCAGGGCGGCCGCAAGGGTGCGGCGAACATCGCAGAATACAAAAAGACGTTGTGGGAGGAGAAGCCTCCTGTTAGACTGGAGGTTGATGATCTGAAAGTCGCTTTGCATCCCATGGGGCTCAAGGTGGCCTTTGACCAGGAGTTCGCCGACGCCAGCGGCTACTCGGACCGGGGACGAAAGACCCTGATCCTGGTGCCCGAGGGCGATACCTGGAAAATCGACAGCGAGCAGTGGAGACGGATGAGATGA